ACTCTAAATTGGCGGCCGCCACTGTCGCTGTAGGACGGAATGAAGAAGCCCTTCCGGCGGACACCAGAAGGGCTTCCAAGGCAACCGAACTCCAGACGGATCCCACCATCGAGAGGAACGGTCATGTCCAGCTTAATGCTGAGCCCACTCGCCGCACAGACCGAAGCCACCGCGAACGCAACGCGCGGCGTCCTGATCGTCGTCGCGTCCCTTCTGCTGGTGCTGGCCCTGCGCTCGGCACGGCTCATGTTCCAGCCCCTGAACGAACTCCTGCGAACGGTCGCTACCGCGCTCGTCGTGGTGCTGCTGATCGTCGCCGTCCTCACCGTCGTGGTCGGTGCGCTGATCTTGAGCCTGGCCGACACATAGGTCGCGGAGGCCCGACTGACCGCACGGCGCCGCCCTAGGAGGAGGAATCGCAATGCTCGACGATCTGGATCCCGTGGTGCAGCGACTCGCGCTCCGAATGCGACTGCGCCGGCTTCGCATCGGAGCCGGCATGACGCAGCAGGTCGCCGCATCGAAAGTCGGCTGGCCCGTTTCGAAGCTTCTCAAGATCGAAGCTGGCGAACAGGCCATCGGGCTGCGCGACCTGCGCGCGCTGCTCCGCGTATACGACGTGAGAGATGGTCCCGAGCGTGACCACCTGGTGCGCGTCGCCGAGATCAGCCGGCAACCGGGTGGGGGCCCCTACGACGCTGTCCTGAGCCGAGAAGTCCAAATGCTCCGGAGGTACGAACGCTCGACGTCCGTCATCAGGCAGTTCGAGAACATGGTCGTCCCCGGCCTGCTGCAAACGGAGGAGTACGCCAGCGCGATCCTGAGACAGTTCGCCGCACCCACCGACTCGGCAAGAACGATCCAGCGACGCGTCGCGGCCCGGATGGCTCGCCAGACTCTGCTGGAACGCCGTGATCCGCCCAAGATGTTCTTCATTCTCGACGAGGCCGTCATCCAGAGATGGGTTGGCGCAGAAGGCGGCGATGGTCCGGGCGTGATGTGCCGGCAGCTCGCGCACCTCAAGGTTGTGGCCGCCCGTCCCGGGGTGACGGTGCAGGTCCTGCGATTCACCGCCGGCTCGCACGAGGGGATGAAGGGGCCCTTCACGATCCTCGAGTTCGCCGAGGCCGACATCGGAGAGCTGCTGTATCTGGAGGGCGCCAAGGGCGACTACATCAGCCGGGAAGATCCCGCCGAGATCCGGCCGTACCTGGAGGCTTTCTGGGATCTTGAACAGGCCGCAACCGGTGAGGATCAGCTCGACCTTGTCCTTGATCGAATAATCGACGAGATGCGGGCTTCATGAGACGGGGACCGCGCACGGCATCGAGCCCGATCTTCGTCTGATCGACCGACGGACCCGATCTGGGAGGAGCCAATGGGCCGCCGAACGCCTACCGCAGGTTCAGGCCGTGCAAGCGGCCATTCCGAACGTCGGAGGACCGAGGCACTGCTGAGCTTGCGCGCGCTGGTACTTCTGTCCGTGTCTTCCGGCACCGGCCTGCTGGCCGGAGGGCTCTCGTACGCGGGCGGCCTCGAACCCGCCAGCGCGGCAGTCGCGGGCCTGAGCGCCTTTCTGGCCGCGTTGACCGCGCTGCACAAGCTCGTCGGCAGGTAGCCGATCGCGTCAGCGACGGACGCCGGCAGCCACCCAGATCGTGAGCACGGCCAGGAACTCGCCCCGCTCCCCTGCGGCGGCGATCGCGGTGAACCACTGTTCCCGCAGGTCGTCGGGGATCATGCCGGCTTCCGGCGGGATGGCCGGGTCCATGACCGGCAGCACCACGGCGGCCGAGGCCGGGTCGAGGAACAGACAGGTCACCGGCGTAGCCGTCACGTCGTCGAGGCTGGCCCGCAGGAGGCGCCGCCGCAGGGTGCGGCCCATGTCGTTGTGGTGACCGGGCGCCACGTTGAGCATCCGCTCGCGCACGGCGGTCGCGAGGTTGGCCGGGACGCCGTCGAGCGCCGCCGATTCCCAGTCGGTGTCGACGAGACAGACCCGGCCGCCGCGGCGGGTGACCCGGGCGAGTTCGCGCACGGCGCGGTCCGGGTCGGGAACATGCTGGAGGACGCGCTCGCTGCGTACACCATCGAAGGTCTCCGCCGGGAACTCGAGATCCGTGACGCTGCCCTGCACAAAACGAATCGGCAGCTCCGGGGGCGTCAACGCACGCGCGGCCTGGAGCGTGCGGGCCGACGAGTCCATTGCCACGACCTCGCCCTGCTCACCGACCGCGGCGGCAAGGGCGCGGGCCACCTCACCTGCGCCGGCACCGGCGTCGAGCAGCCGCTGGCCCGGCATGGGCTGAAGGGCGTCCCAGGCGGTGCGGCGTACACGTTGGATCTCCGGGTGTTCGGCCATCCCGCGCAGCACGCCGAAGAGCAGTTCGAAGACGGGCTCCGGCAGCGCGTCGATGTCGCTGAACGCGCCGGCGTCGGGCGGTTCGGGCTCGGTCATCGGTGCGATCCCCCTCGATCCGGGCACATTCGTGTCGGTTCGAGCAAACCACGCTCGCGTCGCCTCGTGGTGGCGGGACGCGGCAGCGGGCCGATGCGCTCCGGGCCCACGCGCCCGACACGGTGCGCTGGACCGTTTCCAGGAGGGACACCCTTCGTGGTGGCCCGATCTGGGGCGGCAGATCTGTCGAGTTGATCTCTGATCCAACAGATCCACCACCCCGGATCGCGCAGCTACCCGCGCTCCTGGCCCGCGAAGTCCCGGCTCGCCAGGCATCGGCGCGTCAATGGGCGCAGACGGCCCGCGCTGCTTCGCGGTCTCGTTGGTCGCTTGCGTCACCCGGTCCTGGCGCGATGGCGCGCCGGGACCGGGTGGCGCGAGGTGATCAGACGGCCGGCTTGCTGGTGTAGATGGTCGGGTCGCCCGCTATGAGCCAGATCTCGGGCGCGTTGATGGGCAGGAACGATCGGTCGCCACCGGGCTCGCGGCTCGTCGGGACCGTGTCGCCGCTGGGCAGGTGCATGATGAAGTTGACCGGCTTGGTGTCGTCGACCAGCGGGATCGGGTAGTCGGCCCAGCCGTCGGTCACACCCGCACGCGGCCAGGGCTTGTCCCACGCGATCTGGGCCAGCACGTCAGGCGCGACCGCGTCGCCCCACATGTGCAGGCCCCAACCCGCTGCCGCCGGGTCGCCGTAGTCGCCCGCCGGCCGGTAGTAGTGGACCGTCGCCGATGTCGCCGGTGGGCCGGCCGCACGCACGTTGCGCGCTGCGGACGTGGCGCCCGGGCCGGCGAGGCCGCCGGGCAGCAGGACCGCCCGGTATTCGACCGGGGTGTTCGCCGCCAAGTTGAGCGGGGTCAGGTCGTCGAACACCGTGTAGGCCGGGGACGAGGAGTCGGTGCCGACCCGGGTCCACGCGCCGCCGGCGACGCGCCGCTCGATCGCGACCACGTTGGTCGCCCGCTCCGGGTCGACGACCGCGCGCACCTCGACGGTGCCGCGGACGCCGCTGCCCTCGGTCGGTGCCTCGATGGTCACCAGCGGGGCCGGCACCGTCGCCGACCGCGCCGCCGACTCGCGGGTGTGGCCCTTGTTGTCGAGCACGACCGCGCGGTAGCGGACCGAGGAGCCCGCGCGCTGGTCGCTCACGTCGTCGAAGACCTGGTAGGGCGCGTTGTCGTCAGTGCCGACCGGGCGCCACGGCCCACCGTTGTCGGACGCGTAGAAGGTGACCTCGTAGAACGACGAGCCGCCGACGTTGGCCGTCACCTGGAGCCGGCCGCGGGCGCCGGGCGCCGGGGCCGGCTGCGCGAGGGATACCGACGGCGCCGAGCGGGACCCGGCCACCTTGCCGTTGGCCTCGTAGACCACCGCGGACAGCGGCGGAACCGTCACCGTCAACCGGCCGTCGTTGCCCGCGCGCAGCGTTCGCGGACCGTCGCCGTAGACGCTCTTGAAGGTGTCGCGGCCGGACGCGTAGGTCGGGACGGCGGCCGTCTGCGCGGTCTCGCTGTTGTTCAGCGCGACCAGGTATTCGCGCTGGTCGCGCCGGTCGATGCGGGAGAACGCGTAGATGCCCGGGCCCTCACTCGCGTAGCGGTGCTGCTGGGCACCGTCGCGCAGCGCCGGGTTGCGCTTGGTCAGCGCCGCCAGCCCCTCGATCGACTCGTAGAGCGGGTGCGTCGTGACGTAGTTGTCCGTCGCGTGCGTCGCGTCGGTGCCGAGCAGGTCGTCGTCGAGGTAGTCGGGCACCCGGCTGGCGA
This genomic interval from Asanoa ferruginea contains the following:
- a CDS encoding helix-turn-helix domain-containing protein, which encodes MLDDLDPVVQRLALRMRLRRLRIGAGMTQQVAASKVGWPVSKLLKIEAGEQAIGLRDLRALLRVYDVRDGPERDHLVRVAEISRQPGGGPYDAVLSREVQMLRRYERSTSVIRQFENMVVPGLLQTEEYASAILRQFAAPTDSARTIQRRVAARMARQTLLERRDPPKMFFILDEAVIQRWVGAEGGDGPGVMCRQLAHLKVVAARPGVTVQVLRFTAGSHEGMKGPFTILEFAEADIGELLYLEGAKGDYISREDPAEIRPYLEAFWDLEQAATGEDQLDLVLDRIIDEMRAS
- a CDS encoding methyltransferase domain-containing protein — translated: MTEPEPPDAGAFSDIDALPEPVFELLFGVLRGMAEHPEIQRVRRTAWDALQPMPGQRLLDAGAGAGEVARALAAAVGEQGEVVAMDSSARTLQAARALTPPELPIRFVQGSVTDLEFPAETFDGVRSERVLQHVPDPDRAVRELARVTRRGGRVCLVDTDWESAALDGVPANLATAVRERMLNVAPGHHNDMGRTLRRRLLRASLDDVTATPVTCLFLDPASAAVVLPVMDPAIPPEAGMIPDDLREQWFTAIAAAGERGEFLAVLTIWVAAGVRR